The following coding sequences are from one Streptomyces dengpaensis window:
- a CDS encoding MFS transporter has product MRSRVGPWHARRPVPTLLRGIYLPRSTDAAAFAMATYGIPLLVLATTNSAALTGLAFALEWVPRLGSFAFAGVLVDRHGTTAVLRFASAGRAVVVLATAFILPTQAGLSATVTVMLLAASTGILTECSYIAAETAGGVAGREAGARAHRVQSVLLGIDQFATLVGPALAGLLLQRAGATGMLIVIAVFSLLTSVLAPRQRHRSKPTAPQPVLKGLHTGWSTLRALPALGWLVTGLTVSNLTVGLLQAATPVIIVKQLGHSTADVGLIWSAAAVASLLAVALCRRAIDRFGLWPVGAVSATIAALACLAVSFADTYGSYLTLIAFLMAGEGGMTVVLRTLRSRLIPAPVFGATLSLTILLLLLPFPFAGVLVATVPPAQLGHVITICAALQALGLVAAFARLRTTPALRTSCA; this is encoded by the coding sequence GTGAGATCCCGTGTCGGACCCTGGCATGCCCGTCGCCCGGTCCCCACTCTGCTGCGCGGCATCTACCTGCCGCGCAGCACGGACGCTGCCGCGTTCGCCATGGCCACCTACGGCATCCCGCTGCTGGTACTGGCCACCACCAACTCGGCCGCCCTGACCGGCCTCGCGTTCGCGCTGGAATGGGTGCCGAGACTGGGTTCGTTCGCCTTCGCAGGGGTTCTGGTCGACCGCCACGGGACCACCGCCGTGCTCCGTTTCGCCTCTGCGGGCCGGGCCGTGGTTGTCCTGGCCACCGCGTTCATCTTGCCAACGCAGGCGGGCCTCAGCGCGACGGTCACCGTCATGCTGCTCGCCGCGTCCACCGGGATCCTCACTGAATGCTCCTACATCGCGGCCGAGACCGCGGGCGGAGTCGCCGGCCGCGAGGCCGGCGCCCGCGCCCACCGCGTTCAGTCGGTGCTGCTCGGCATCGACCAGTTCGCCACGCTGGTCGGCCCCGCACTCGCCGGGCTGCTCCTGCAGCGGGCCGGCGCCACCGGAATGCTGATCGTGATCGCCGTCTTCTCGCTGCTCACCAGCGTCTTGGCCCCGCGCCAGCGCCACCGGAGCAAGCCCACCGCGCCGCAGCCCGTCCTTAAGGGGCTACACACCGGCTGGTCGACCCTCCGCGCGCTACCGGCCCTCGGCTGGCTGGTGACCGGACTGACCGTCTCCAACCTGACCGTCGGCCTGCTGCAGGCCGCCACCCCAGTGATCATCGTCAAACAGCTCGGACACTCCACGGCCGACGTCGGGCTCATCTGGTCGGCAGCCGCCGTCGCCTCTCTCCTCGCGGTCGCCCTGTGCCGCCGGGCGATCGACCGCTTCGGCCTGTGGCCGGTCGGCGCCGTGTCCGCCACGATCGCCGCCTTGGCGTGCCTGGCCGTCTCCTTCGCCGACACCTACGGCAGCTATCTCACCCTGATCGCCTTCCTCATGGCCGGCGAGGGCGGCATGACCGTCGTGCTGCGCACGCTGCGCTCCCGCCTCATCCCCGCACCGGTGTTCGGCGCCACCCTGTCGCTGACCATCCTGCTGCTCCTGCTGCCCTTCCCCTTCGCCGGTGTCCTCGTCGCCACTGTGCCGCCCGCCCAGCTCGGCCACGTGATCACCATCTGCGCCGCACTGCAGGCGCTGGGCCTAGTCGCCGCCTTCGCCCGGCTGCGCACCACCCCCGCCCTGCGCACCTCCTGCGCCTGA